One genomic segment of Naumovozyma castellii chromosome 9, complete genome includes these proteins:
- the NCAS0I00280 gene encoding uncharacterized protein yields the protein MSKQLKEDRLPDALFKTRLNYLIYETYHSNVFYRYLCLIGSVLILLLIRCIYQNASEGTILLLSFFVTTFFFFVTVPIVSIKPAIEFSKNQTIQRVFCEEIIRNRPNKYGYTWHSVIINLNEFLFANGAWPTRYCFYDEKEILALYYKIVYYKVKNIKYDTFANPTKAKEEPIPDILNRVSTLSGYILERYLLAAIIVVNQADICDWLKEYENFKQEMQDDCDKI from the coding sequence ATGTCCAAGCAACTAAAAGAAGACCGTCTTCCTGACGCCCTTTTTAAAACAAGGTTGAATTATCTCATCTATGAAACATATCATTCAAATGTTTTTTACAGGTATCTTTGCCTAATTGGTTCAgttttgattttattaCTTATTCGTTGTATCTACCAAAATGCATCAGAGGGAACTATTCTTTTGTTAAGCTTTTTTGTTACGAccttttttttctttgtcaCTGTACCTATTGTGTCCATTAAACCAGcaattgaattttcaaaaaaccAAACCATTCAGAGAGTATTTTGcgaagaaattattaggAATCGACCAAACAAATATGGTTATACTTGGCACTCTGTTATTATCAATCTGAATGAATTCCTATTTGCTAATGGCGCATGGCCAACCAGATACTGTTTCTatgatgaaaaagaaatacttGCTCTTTACTATAAAATTGTCTACTATAAGGTAAAAAACATTAAGTATGACACATTTGCTAACCCAACCAAGGCGAAAGAAGAACCAATTCCTGATATACTCAACCGTGTCTCAACGTTAAGTGGGTACATTTTAGAGAGATATTTGCTAGCTGCTATAATCGTTGTAAACCAAGCAGATATTTGTGATTGGCTCAAAGAATATGAGAATTTTAAGCAGGAAATGCAAGATGACTGTGACAAAATCTGA
- the SCP1 gene encoding Scp1p (ancestral locus Anc_7.14): MSYGIKPDVTSLDEDLHNLRRGKFSNDAIEEIKGWIYGSVLKEPIPPNENLLECLKDGTTLCKLANTLYAQDHDGSTLLKWKESKMPFVQMEQISQFLSFARDYGVPEDELFQTIDLYEEKDPASVFQALKSLTRYANKKHPDVFPLLGPKLATKKPRPPVKAKPKHLQGESGWSTQEYGYMGGASQSTEHVVFGQRRNIL, encoded by the coding sequence ATGAGTTACGGTATCAAACCTGACGTTACATCTCTAGATGAAGACCTACATAATCTACGAAGAGGTAAGTTTTCTAATGATGCTATAGAAGAAATCAAGGGCTGGATATATGGATCCGTACTTAAAGAGCCCATCCCACCTAATGAAAATCTCTTGGAATGTTTGAAGGATGGGACTACTCTTTGTAAATTAGCCAATACCTTATACGCACAAGACCATGATGGTTcaactttattaaaatGGAAAGAATCTAAGATGCCATTTGTTCAAATGGAGCAAATATCACAATTTCTATCATTTGCTAGAGATTATGGGGTTCCagaagatgaattgttCCAAACGATAGATCTttatgaagaaaaggatcCAGCCAGTGTTTTCCAGGCATTAAAATCGTTAACCCGTTATGCCAATAAGAAGCATCCAGATGTATTCCCATTACTTGGTCCAAAGTTGGCCACTAAGAAACCTCGCCCACCTGTGAAGGCCAAACCAAAGCATCTACAAGGTGAGAGTGGCTGGAGCACTCAAGAGTATGGATACATGGGCGGTGCCTCACAAAGTACCGAGCATGTCGTGTTTGGTCAAAGAAGGAATATCCTTTGA
- the PEX22 gene encoding ubiquitin-protein transferase activating protein PEX22 (ancestral locus Anc_7.13), whose protein sequence is MGNNRQRGIGMQKGLARTIITGTVLAVSTGVACYYLYKNFNATNATNATNAANAANAAKELKDDKKGIKLESSVKETKKKQPSKCVIISNKISNVEGMDWSELLDEDITLIVAPGVTFLDQPKEEESIGREHQFKVIRCDTLIGMWACVKSLRKDQLIVCPGDIEDGIPEGIDQFVKKIIKVEDGTQLKRAVTN, encoded by the coding sequence ATGGGCAACAATCGTCAACGCGGAATCGGAATGCAGAAGGGTCTAGCACGTACTATTATAACTGGCACAGTATTGGCCGTCTCTACGGGAGTGGCCTGCTATTATCTTTATAAGAATTTTAACGCAACAAATGCAACAAATGCAACAAATGCAGCAAATGCAGCAAATGCAGCAAAGGAACTAAAGGATGATAAAAAAGGCATTAAGCTTGAATCTAGCGTTAAGGAaaccaagaagaaacagCCATCTAAATGTGTCATTATCTCCAACAAAATTAGTAATGTAGAGGGAATGGATTGGTCTGAGTTACTGGATGAGGATATCACACTCATCGTGGCACCTGGAGTTACCTTTTTGGACCAACctaaagaggaagaatctATAGGTAGGGAACATCAATTTAAGGTCATTCGTTGTGACACTTTGATAGGGATGTGGGCCTGCGTCAAAAGTTTGAGAAAGGACCAACTAATCGTATGTCCTGGTGACATCGAAGATGGAATTCCAGAAGGAATCGACCAATTtgtgaagaagattattAAAGTTGAAGATGGGACTCAACTCAAGAGAGCAGTCACtaactga
- the RAD17 gene encoding Rad17p (ancestral locus Anc_7.12): MRLNDDDQVTKFSASTVHLEHITTALNCLTPFGTKDDVLIFIDADGLSFVRENNHVIRIQLLLSRELFMSYLYRSEVIEDEEGANHMKLCVKINHILDSVNVTNRNLDDVVECTISYDGHGSPFVFIFEDSMILERVEYSTYVIKDMDNTGLTLDKDHVIFECIMKGDVLYKALKELKEIDCKECYVYVKTSSDGDEDVFAFISKSELGFSKIRLPSNKSIIEKLQVYENDSTTICHDVPAIGFFDFASFDKIRMSTKIASKVLFRMDVHGLLSVNILSQTDDIVITDKTVATKSFDTTNKRLQLPKDYPGIVIEVCMIEKEALDDYSQREIELLMQTNELGETVRNVKGKSKKRVNPNYNDRNDVNNNLLQMENHKKIRIPESNNIQEEKDDQDNHEEEDQSNNSTYPYGTNDLPLFF; encoded by the coding sequence ATGAGATTGAATGATGACGACCAGGTAACCAAGTTTTCAGCATCCACGGTCCACTTGGAACATATTACCACTGCCTTGAATTGTTTGACTCCCTTTGGAACGAAGGATGATGTCCTAATATTCATCGATGCCGATGGCTTATCGTTCGTCCGGGAGAATAACCATGTGATTAGgattcaattgttgttatcTAGAGAGTTGTTTATGTCATATTTGTACCGGTCCGAGGTTAttgaggatgaagaaggtgCAAATCATATGAAATTATGTGTTAAGATCAACCATATCTTAGATAGCGTAAATGTGACAAATCGAAATTTGGATGACGTTGTAGAATGTACTATTTCCTATGATGGTCATGGTTCACCTTTTGTTttcatctttgaagattctATGATCTTGGAAAGAGTGGAATATTCAACGTATGTGATCAAAGATATGGACAATACTGGTTTGACGTTAGATAAGGATCATGTTATCTTTGAGTGTATAATGAAGGGGGACGTACTTTATAAGgcattgaaagaattaaaggaaaTAGATTGTAAAGAATGCTATGTATATGTAAAGACAAGTTCAGACGGTGATGAAGACGTATTCGCATTCATTTCTAAATCGGAATTAGGTTTCTCCAAGATACGATTACCAagtaataaatcaataatagaaaaattaCAAGTATATGAAAATGACTCTACAACTATATGTCATGATGTTCCTGCCATTGGCTTTTTCGATTTTGCTTCGTTTGACAAAATTAGAATGAGTACTAAGATTGCCAGTAAAGTGTTATTTAGAATGGATGTTCATGGATTATTAAGTGTTAACATATTAAGTCAAACGGACGATATTGTAATAACGGATAAAACAGTTGCTACAAAGAGTTTTGATACAACTAATAAACGTTTGCAATTACCAAAGGACTATCCTGGAATTGTCATAGAAGTTTGTATGATCGAGAAGGAGGCATTGGACGATTACTCCCAAAGAGAAATCGAACTTTTGATGCAAACAAATGAATTAGGTGAAACTGTTAGAAATGTAAAGGGGAAATCTAAGAAACGTGTCAATCCAAATTATAATGACAGGAATGACgtaaataataatctaTTGCAAATGGAAAACcataaaaaaataagaattccagaatcaaataatattcaagaagaaaaggatgaTCAAGATAACCATGAGGAAGAGGATCAAAGTAATAACAGCACGTATCCGTATGGAACTAATGATCTTCCTCTGTTCTTTTGA
- the RPS12 gene encoding 40S ribosomal protein eS12 (ancestral locus Anc_7.11): protein MSDVEEVVEVQEVQEEIVEQSAEVTMEDALKVVLRTALVHDGLARGLRESTKALTRGEAQLVVLVNSVTEDNILKLVEGLANDPENKVPLIHVADAKQLGEWAGLGKIDREGNARKVVGASVVVVKNWGADTDERAMILEHFSQQ from the coding sequence atgtcTGACGTTGAAGAAGTCGTTGAAGTCCAAGAagttcaagaagaaattgttgaaCAATCCGCTGAAGTCACCATGGAAGATGCCTTAAAGGTTGTCTTGAGAACCGCTTTGGTCCATGATGGTTTAGCCAGAGGTTTGAGAGAATCCACCAAGGCTTTGACCAGAGGTGAAGCTCAATTAGTTGTTTTGGTTAACTCTGTTACCGAAGACAACATCTTGAAGTTAGTTGAAGGTTTGGCTAACGACCCAGAAAACAAGGTTCCATTGATCCACGTTGCTGACGCTAAGCAATTAGGTGAATGGGCTGGTCTAGGTAAGATCGACCGTGAAGGTAACGCTAGAAAGGTTGTTGGTGCTTCCGTTGTTGTCGTCAAGAACTGGGGTGCTGACACTGACGAACGTGCCATGATTTTGGAACATTTCTCTCAACAATAA
- the MRS6 gene encoding GTPase-activating protein MRS6 (ancestral locus Anc_7.10), translating to MLSPERRPSMAERRPSIFAHALTPLVVPHLAGIEDPLPATTPEKVDVLIAGSGMVESVLAAALAWQGSTVLHIDKNDYYGDTAATLTVDQIKRWVNEINDGKIPYYENAKLYVSTEIGNGKYNSRDFGIDISPKILFTKSDLLSILVKSRVHQYLEFQSLSNFHTYENDSFEKLTNTKQEIFVDQKLPLMTKRNLMKFIKFVLNWEEQPEIWKPFAEKSIAEFLIEKFKLERAQVFELIFSIGLCYNIETKVPEALQRIRRYLTSFDVYGPFPVLYSKYGGPGELSQGFCRSAAVGGATYKLNETLVSYNATTKEAVFADGSKVSVMEKVIMSPTQVNQNSKNVPEQPYQIHRLTCIVEKDCKEWFSEGESAAMVVFPPGSLKSGNKQVVQAFILGAGSECCPSGTSIWYMSTTEQGVRAEMDLDAALEAMELSILRESSTDLENDNDIVQFGMNGQTVVNSVRLGQSFKEYVPREKVHFLCKLYYTQYTSTPPFGVVDPSLFEKNVVSDKFIPGASDNGVLYTSMPSAEISYDEVVTAAKVLYEKIVGSDDDFFDVDFEDDDDTQAGPADNSNYENAIDDEDEDDDMGMGKNESTEFVGEMEI from the coding sequence atgcTAAGTCCAGAACGTCGTCCTTCCATGGCTGAACGTAGACCATCCATATTTGCACATGCTTTAACACCCTTAGTGGTGCCACACTTAGCAGGCATTGAAGATCCATTACCTGCTACCACTCCTGAAAAAGTTGACGTTTTGATTGCTGGTAGTGGGATGGTGGAAAGTGTTTTAGCTGCAGCATTGGCTTGGCAAGGCTCTACCGTGCTTCATATAGATAAGAATGATTACTATGGAGACACTGCAGCAACGTTGACTGTGGACCAAATTAAGAGATGGgttaatgaaataaatgaCGGAAAGATTCCATACTATGAAAATGCTAAATTATATGTATCCACTGAAATCGGTAACGGTAAATACAACTCAAGAGATTTTGGTATTGACATTTCTCCAAAGATTCTCTTCACTAAATCTGACCTTTTATCTATACTTGTTAAATCAAGAGTGCACCAATACTTGGAATTCcaatcattatcaaatttccATACGTATGAAAATGActcatttgaaaagttaACTAATACAAAGCAAGAAATTTTTGTGGATCAGAAGTTACCTTTGATGACTAAACGTAATCTTATGAAGTTTATAAAATTTGTCCTAAATTGGGAGGAACAACCTGAAATTTGGAAACCATTTGCCGAAAAAAGTATTGCTGAATTCTTAATTgagaaattcaaattggaaagggcacaagtttttgaattaatattttccattggGTTATGTTATAACATTGAAACTAAAGTGCCTGAAGCATTACAAAGAATACGTCGTTATTTGACTAGTTTTGATGTGTATGGTCCATTCCCTGTACtatattccaaatatggtGGTCCAGGCGAACTATCACAAGGGTTCTGTAGATCAGCTGCCGTTGGTGGTGCCACAtacaaattgaatgaaacaTTAGTCTCATATAATGCAACAACTAAAGAAGCTGTTTTTGCTGATGGTTCTAAAGTATCCGTTATGGAAAAAGTGATAATGTCCCCTACACAAGTTAATCAGAACAGCAAGAATGTTCCAGAACAACCATATCAAATTCATAGGTTAACGTGCATTGTGGAAAAGGATTGTAAAGAATGGTTCAGTGAGGGAGAATCTGCCGCCATGGTTGTTTTCCCACCTGGTTCTCTGAAATCAGGTAACAAGCAAGTCGTACAAGCTTTCATCTTGGGTGCCGGTAGTGAATGCTGCCCCTCTGGTACAAGTATCTGGTATATGTCCACAACTGAACAAGGTGTTCGTGCCGAAATGGACCTTGATGCTGCATTGGAAGCTATGGAATTAAGCATATTAAGAGAATCATCTACTGATttagaaaatgataatgacaTTGTACAATTCGGTATGAACGGACAAACTGTAGTAAATTCTGTCAGATTGGGTCAGTCATTCAAGGAGTACGTTCCAAGGGAGAAAGTACATTTCCTATGCAAACTTTATTACACACAATATACTTCAACACCACCATTTGGAGTGGTTGATCCATCTCTATTTGAGAAGAACGTGGTGTCTGATAAATTTATACCTGGCGCAAGTGATAACGGAGTTTTGTACACTTCTATGCCATCTGCGGAAATATCATATGATGAAGTAGTTACCGCAGCTAAAGTTCTTTACGAAAAAATTGTTGGtagtgatgatgatttctttgatgttgactttgaagatgatgatgacacTCAAGCAGGTCCTGCCGATAATAGTAATTATGAAAATGCTATTGATGAcgaggatgaagatgatgacatGGGCATGGGTAAGAATGAATCAACCGAATTTGTTGGtgaaatggaaatataG
- the GPB1 gene encoding Gpb1p (ancestral locus Anc_7.9), translating into MQQIQYAFPPAGTSEHSSTHKYNEHHLVRMTSIDPFPSYINFNDADQFQPIKYITNYVPVLEPDCKNDTADGDNDGCDAQTQIRVDNERILKNYYDLKRPLNNGSVTSGSTTRHESVVSNSNSDTTANTLQQPNERSKASYCLDNFIANCSLKIDPYDFKTKFSRKSNADDNEDGEQDAQDRRHITYNQYVKTPYAKYFQKLLTTEVRDIRVLQRHCLWTPVLNEKLNKYLVNPEEPIPHDVLPIFIGGLDYIPRAYDHYQGSSLIPGLFSAYKLPALTYHCSLEFNGQIYILGGLMACQRNDLEAPNLEDFYVEPLKNLPPPLLSEIITNPSMVNNPHLYVTSVSACHLTRPEISGHIPPTLLCSTASKLTDRHIFFYGGFELKTESFVSSQGNYYLKKRLFLNNCGYVLDTVTFKFSKVEVLNKSYQMVTYPDFAGRFGHMQLSINMHDSNNGKDCKQHRSKLDKSVPEKELSPTAHVKNSNNNSNVGSCGHSSGVSTIWIFGGYRQTSEETYESMNHMWKLNIEVISRGKRGYCKFADSVIAEKVLIKTGTGEWPSPRAFFSYSLPESWFQGRPSLETRLLEHLKKDFIIDTGDLDNHKDRTKQPIFPHHSQSDKSVSPHYPTSPNKDTDNRNNIKKNLSLLDRRFQSTNSPLLIFGEQNSAVGPEKEFPQIIVLHGGSNNREVYGDMWWFNVTEERWTKVETYVEQAGEALVPMEMKLVGHTMVTAGKMIGTVGGLTQDDVNKVYTDETDTSDSVADESSSTFKLGDSMLNVLDLTTQCLQNAKLQIEDGRKVLVPNDHSATTGAILSVAGSTLQIDGTIVMLGGVVSRRTAAKNFYLRGAILEFVLPTMSLAS; encoded by the coding sequence ATGCAGCAAATACAGTATGCGTTCCCTCCAGCAGGAACATCAGAGCATTCCTCAACGCATAAATACAATGAACACCATTTAGTCCGGATGACTTCCATCGATCCCTTCCCCTCGTATatcaattttaatgatGCTGACCAATTCCAACCAATCAAGTACATAACTAACTATGTCCCAGTATTAGAACCCGATTGCAAGAATGATACCGCTGATGGCGATAATGATGGATGCGATGCTCAAACACAAATTAGAGTGGACAAtgaaagaatattgaaaaattattatgatttgaaaagacCCTTGAATAATGGTAGTGTCACCTCTGGTAGTACCACGAGGCACGAGTCAGTGGTTAGCAACAGTAATTCTGATACAACTGCAAATACTTTACAACAACCTAATGAAAGAAGTAAAGCATCCTACTGTTTGGATAATTTCATTGCGAATTGCAGTCTTAAGATAGACCCTTACGATTTCAAGACAAAATTCAGTAGGAAATCAAATGcagatgataatgaagacGGCGAACAAGATGCGCAAGATCGACGTCATATAACTTACAATCAATATGTAAAGACTCCCTATGccaaatatttccaaaaattacTTACTACTGAAGTAAGAGACATCAGAGTCCTACAGAGACATTGCCTCTGGACACCTGTActaaatgaaaaattgaataaatatttggtcAATCCAGAAGAACCCATTCCTCATGACGTTTTACCTATCTTTATTGGTGGGTTAGATTATATACCAAGAGCATATGATCATTACCAAGGTAGTTCCTTAATTCCTGGGTTATTTTCTGCCTACAAGTTACCAGCATTGACATATCATTGttctttggaatttaaTGGTCAGATTTACATCTTGGGTGGTTTAATGGCATGTCAAAGAAATGATTTAGAGGCACCTAATCTGGAGGATTTTTATGTGGAGCCTTTGAAGAATCTACCACCACCTTTATTGTCTGAAATAATCACCAATCCATCCATGGTCAATAACCCACATCTATACGTAACGTCTGTTAGCGCATGCCATTTAACAAGACCTGAAATTTCTGGTCATATTCCTCCAACTTTATTATGTTCCACGGCTTCCAAATTGACGGATAGACACATATTCTTCTATGGTGGATTTGAACTTAAGACAGAATCATTTGTAAGTTCACAGGgcaattattatttaaagaaaagattattcTTAAATAATTGCGGATATGTCTTGGACACTGTCacatttaaattttcaaaagtggaagtattaaataaatcttATCAAATGGTTACCTATCCAGATTTTGCAGGAAGATTTGGTCATATGCAACTTTCTATAAATATGCATGATAGTAACAACGGGAAAGATTGTAAACAGCATAGGAGTAAACTGGACAAAAGTGTACCTGAAAAGGAATTATCACCAACGGCTCATGTGAAGAATAGCAATAACAATTCCAACGTGGGTAGCTGTGGACATTCAAGTGGTGTCTCCACGATTTGGATCTTTGGTGGTTATAGACAAACGAGCGAGGAGACATATGAAAGTATGAACCATATGTGGAAATTAAATATCGAGGTAATATCTCGTGGTAAGAGAGGTTATTGCAAATTCGCGGATAGTGTCATTGCAGAAAAAGTTTTAATTAAGACGGGAACTGGTGAATGGCCTTCTCCACGTGCATTTTTTAGTTATTCATTACCTGAATCATGGTTTCAAGGGAGACCCTCTTTAGAAACTCGATTATTGGagcatttgaagaaagatttcATAATTGATACGGGTGACCTTGACAATCATAAGGATAGAACAAAGCAACCCATTTTTCCTCACCATAGCCAATCAGATAAAAGTGTATCACCACATTATCCTACTTCTCCGAACAAGGATACTGATAATCGCAACAACattaaaaagaatttaaGTTTGTTGGATAGAAGATTCCAAAGTACAAACTctccattattaatattcGGAGAACAAAACTCTGCTGTTGGACCAGAAAAAGAATTCCCACAAATAATCGTGCTTCATGGTGGTTCCAATAATCGTGAAGTATATGGAGATATGTGGTGGTTCAATGTGACAGAAGAACGTTGGACCAAAGTTGAGACATATGTAGAACAAGCCGGAGAGGCATTGGTCCCCATGGAAATGAAACTTGTGGGTCACACCATGGTAACAGCAGGTAAAATGATTGGTACCGTCGGTGGACTTACACAAGATGATGTGAATAAAGTCTACACGGACGAAACAGATACATCTGATTCCGTTGCAGATGAATCTTCAAGCACCTTTAAATTAGGAGACAGTATGCTAAATGTGTTAGATTTGACTACACAATGTTTACAGAATGCCAAACTTCAGATAGAGGATGGCAGGAAAGTCCTTGTTCCCAACGATCACAGTGCTACCACGGGAGCCATCCTCAGTGTGGCTGGGAGCACGCTGCAGATCGACGGTACGATTGTCATGCTAGGGGGTGTTGTTTCCCGCAGAACAGCCGCCAAGAACTTCTACTTGAGGGGTGCCATCCTGGAGTTTGTGCTACCGACGATGAGTCTGGCAAGTTAA
- the NDD1 gene encoding Ndd1p (ancestral locus Anc_7.8): MDGNNIQFEPQTGSSSSATAAKNTAPKYTNEQEKEPTTNNDTSFFTQLSENLKYVFNSPLPTTTQFPTPYSSNQLTSQSGKSKKSVNNNSNGVQKENDSSSLMENSILPGLSLGASTNANHQTNKDPSRNTVEENLNDMNIQPSSALQFGSSFPNEFLLTSPAQLKEFLLDSPAPGGFNFFQKTPAKTPLRFVTDSDNARTPSSSKIGFPYTSMNINNTSNNINESLLNSRTPLRKIDLNLMFNSNQLSPSKRLSMSLTPYGRKVLYDIGTPYNTSNSKNNNNNNNNIALVDFRNAKKDDMMMPDENNNTTNNNDSLLTTPRISKHSQKLVMTPNQNTKLTKNDTNEPHGDIYGSSPTTIQLNSSVTKSITKLDAHTIPVLSRTIMMDPNIDEQLFQNELTASPNRRIPPLSPTPKNNLSSKNNNNADNILKILDLPKMGSFKSERTLSIASNKSTVSTVPSSTTATASTSFTNNTNNTNNNNSKQHKPGKVKKATRKQPKFQIIVSSAHKFNSTGSTTTVIPSSVSGKGQKIKTGLKRSHSSISSKKSTQQNKSTSRNGLSNSQ, from the coding sequence ATGGATGGCAATAACATACAATTTGAGCCCCAGACAGgctcttcctcttcagcAACGGCAGCAAAGAACACTGCACCAAAGTATACAAATGAGCAAGAGAAGGAACCTACAACCAACAATGATACTAGCTTCTTCACACAATTATCagagaatttgaaatacgTGTTCAATAGCCCGTTACCTACCACTACACAGTTCCCAACTCCTTACTCTTCCAATCAACTCACTTCACAAAGTGGAAAATCTAAAAAGAGTGTTAATAACAATAGTAATGGGGTACAGAAGGAAAATGactcatcttcattaatggaaaataGTATCCTTCCCGGGTTATCCCTAGGTGCTTCAACCAATGCAAACCACCAAACGAACAAGGACCCATCGAGAAATACAGTGGAGGAGAATTTAAATGATATGAATATTCAACCATCCTCCGCATTACAATTTGGCAGTTCATTCCCTAATGAATTTCTGTTGACTTCTCCTGCACAATTGAAGGAATTTTTATTAGATTCTCCAGCACCAGGTGGGTTCAacttctttcaaaagaCACCGGCAAAGACTCCATTAAGATTTGTCACAGATTCAGATAATGCAAGAACTCCTTCAAGTTCCAAGATTGGATTCCCTTATACTTCAAtgaatattaataatactaGCAATAACATCAATGAaagtttattgaattcaCGAACACCATTAAGAAAAatagatttgaatttaatgtTTAATTCTAATCAATTATCACCATCAAAACGTTTATCTATGTCATTAACACCATATGGGAGAAAAGTTCTTTATGATATTGGTACTCCATACAATACCAGTAATAgcaaaaataataataataataacaacaacattgCCCTTGTAGACTTTAGGAATGCCAAGAAGGATGATATGATGATGCCCGAcgaaaataataatactactaataataatgattctttattaaCTACACCAAGGATATCTAAGCATTCGCAGAAACTTGTAATGACACCAAATCAGAACACTAAATTAACTAAAAACGACACTAATGAACCACATGGTGACATATATGGTTCCTCTCCAACaacaattcaattaaattcGTCTGTTACTAAATCCATTACAAAATTAGATGCACATACCATCCCTGTCTTATCAAGAACAATAATGATGGATCCAAACATTGATGaacaattatttcaaaatgagTTAACAGCTAGCCCGAATAGGAGAATACCGCCATTGTCACCAACTCCAAAAAATAATCTATCTTCTaagaacaacaataatGCTGAtaacattttgaaaatactTGATCTACCCAAGATGGGGTCATTTAAAAGTGAAAGAACGTTATCAATAGCTTCAAATAAATCCACCGTTTCAACCGTACCATCATCCACGACGGCCACTGCATCAACATCATTCAcaaataatactaataataccaataacaacaacagcaaacAACATAAACCAGGTAAAGTCAAAAAGGCAACAAGGAAACAGcccaaatttcaaatcattgtATCAAGTGCACataaatttaattccaCTGGATCCACAACAACGGTGATACCGTCATCGGTATCAGGAAAGGgtcaaaaaattaaaacTGGATTGAAAAGATCACATTCCTCGATATCATCCAAAAAATCAACGCAACAAAACAAATCAACTTCACGAAATGGTCTTTCAAACTCTCAATAA